Proteins co-encoded in one Theileria equi strain WA chromosome 3, complete sequence genomic window:
- a CDS encoding hypothetical protein (encoded by transcript BEWA_010740A), which yields MKIYGYLFDVIALDMPFIANAISSQGSLLPFGVNVRNTIMSGIQDIADFAVNIHPPKQDVDETLRSLDGIMLMENAQHKADNEDFTEAERTLLKIHKNKIREIVEAAFEPVHAMVTFILYTRIFQFPSQSKSIITKELVD from the exons ATGAAAATTTATGGATATTTGTTCGATGTTATTGCTTTAGATATGCCATTTATCGCTAATGCGATTTCATCTCAAGGTTCACTCCTTCCATTTGGCGTG aaTGTAAGAAATACTATTATGAGTGGAATTCAGGACATTGCGGATTTTGCAGTAAACATACAT CCACCCAAACAAGATGTAGATGAAACTCTGAGATCTCTAG ATGGTATAATGTTAATGGAGAACGCCCAGCACAAAGCAGACAACGAAGATTTTACAGAAGCAGAACGTACGCTCTTGAAGATACATAAGAATAAAATACG TGAAATCGTTGAAGCAGCATTCGAACCGGTTCATGCAATGGTAACTTTCATACTTTATACGCGTATTTTTCAGTTTCCTTCGCAATCAAAATCAATTATTACAAAAG AGCTTGTGGATTAA
- a CDS encoding hypothetical protein (encoded by transcript BEWA_010750A) yields the protein MKLKKLTFHYYLYFLYSNAVHASSRDDTSLSQNNAAANISRDLTELSDNISELMENSGGNTKQSEAQGNTSSSKYEDIFTEEIKKEQAEANRQYDAFENESTKGLDLITYVTKELKVFWYTGQCKRNYGEKCPKDWNYKGENICSAPEGYNGQCNTVKDFSNLEIYEKKEFAWKCVAEWPCTSETLLEEDFQCPAEWVPIENNLCLAPQDYRGKCPPIMDFSRFNKSEKAELEQRCQVRWKRLEQLTKVGESLLYSIKMKLNGAIRDGIIYQI from the exons ATGAAACTCAAGAAATTGACATTCCATTACTATCTGTATTTCTTGTATTCAAATGCAGTTCATGCTTCTTCGCGAGATGATACCTCTCTCTCTCAAAACAATGCTGCTGCAAACATATCGAG AGATTTAACAGAACTATCTGATAATATTAGTGAACTAATGGAAAACTCGGGTGGTAATACCAAACAAAGTGAAGCACAG GGTAATACAAGTAGTAGTAAGTATGAAGATATATTCACCGAAGAAATAAAAAAA GAGCAAGCGGAAGCCAATAGACAATATGATGCATTTGAGAATGAATCAACAAAAGGGCTAG ATCTAATCACATATGTTACAAAGGAGCTAAAGGTATTCTGGTACACAGGGCAATGTAAAAGGAATTATGGAGAGAAATGTCCCAAAGATTGGAACTATAAAGGTGAAAATATTTGTTCTGCACCGGAAGGATATAATGGACAATGTAATACCGTTAAAGACTTTAGCAATCTGGAAATATACGAAAAGAAGGAATTTGCCTGGAAATGCGTAGCAGAATGGCCATGCACGAGTGAAACTCTTCTGGAAGAAGACTTTCAATGTCCAGCTGAATGGGTACCAATAGAAAACAATTTATGCCTTGCACCACAG GATTATAGAGGAAAGTGTCCCCCTATAATGGATTTTTCGAGATTCAATAAATCAGAAAAGGCAGAACTGGAGCAAAGAT GTCAAGTCCGATGGAAGAGATTAGAACAACTAACCAAAGTTGGAGAAAGTCTCTTGTATAGTATCAAGATGAAACTCAATGGTGCGATAAGGGATGGCATTATTTATCAGATTTAG
- a CDS encoding protein kinase domain-containing protein (encoded by transcript BEWA_010760A) — MSTMGIMGKLSREITAISGLYHPNIIQLYELIDTPDTLFIIMEYVDGGELFEYVSQKSRLREVEAIRLFRQILSAVDFCHRRMLCHRDLKPENILLDKCMNIKLGDFGLSNFMRDGECLKTPCGSPNYASPEVICGKPYSGPEVDIWSCGIILYVLLCGALPFDDDEMPVLFGKIKLGKFYIPGHITKDAKWLLLRMLDANPQTRITMEELMSHPWLKWYIVSPNLLEKKEIENAKKSIITIETTESLDQHFTMDPFNPHNIAVESSISNTFTLNKAPPRWNLGIIGVKPEDSCMYQVCQYLKENNYIWRFLPGYRLLCKHSEKEIFNFVIQLYKIRYKTYLIDVQLCSGVIFR, encoded by the exons ATGTCCACAATGGGAATAATGGGAAAGTTATCCAGGGAGATTACCGCAATTTCTGGTCTATACCATCCAAATATTATCCAACTATATGAATTGATTGATACGCCTGATACTCTTTTCATAATAATGGAATATGTGGACG GCGGAGAACTCTTTGAATATGTATCCCAAAAGTCTCGTCTTCGCGAAGTAGAGGCTATTAGGTTGTTTAGACAAATTCTATCGGCTGTAGATTTTTGTCATCGGAGAATG CTGTGCCATCGCGACTTAAAACCAGAAAACATTCTGCTAGATAAAtgtatgaatataaaactaGGAGATTTTGGGCTATCAAATTTCATGAG agATGGTGAATGCCTAAAAACTCCTTGCGGCTCGCCAAATTATGCCTCACCAGAAGTAATCTGCGGCAAACCATATTCTGGTCCAGAGGTGGACATATGGTCATGTGGAATCATATTATACGTTCTCCTATGTGGAGCCCTACCGTTTGATGATGACGAAATGCCCGTGctatttggaaaaataaAACTGG GAAAATTCTATATACCTGGGCATATAACAAAAGATGCTAAATGGCTACTCTTACGAATGCTAGATGCTAATCCACAAACTCGAATAactatggaagaattgAT GTCACACCCTTGGCTAAAATGGTACATTGTCAGTCCAAACTTATTagagaagaaggaaataGAAAATGCCAAAAAATCGATTATCACGATAGAAACCACGGAATCGCTGGATCAACACTTCACAATGGATCCTTTCAATCCTCACAATATTGCTGTAGAAAGTTCGATATCAAATACATTCACTCTGAACAAGGCTCCCCCAAGGTGGAATCTGGGGATCATTGGAGTAAAACCCGAGGATAGTTGCATGTATCAA GTTTGCCAATATTTGAAGGAAAATAATTATATTTGGAGGTTTCTACCGGGCTATAGACTATTGTGCAAACATTCAGAAAAGGAAATATTCAATTTTGTCATACAACTCTATAAGATTAGATACAAAACATATCTTATCGATGTGCAACTTTGCTCTGGAGTTATATTCCGTTAG